Genomic window (Apteryx mantelli isolate bAptMan1 chromosome 32, bAptMan1.hap1, whole genome shotgun sequence):
CTCGCTCAGCCTTGCCTCCCCGTGGAGACGGCCCCTCTTTGCTCCAAGGGGCGGCAGAGCGCTGCACCCGGGGCTTCTCCgtcacctcccgcctccagcgcTCAGCGAAGGgctccaggagctgctggctgcGCTGCAGCCGGCTGCCATGGCCCGAGCGGGGCGGGGGAAGGCTTCCAGGGcccaggcagggacagggagcccAAACTGGGAGCCCTAGTGTGTGCCCTTGGGTGCGGGGTCGCAACTGGGCTgctggactgggagcactggtgctGACTGGTGTGCGCCCTTGGGTGCAGGGCCGGGACTGGGGTgctggactgggagcactggtgttGACTgctgtgcaccccagggtgctgggggagcctgctccctgctgcggcggagggcaggggaggtgccTGCACCGAGCTGTGCCCGGTCTCAGCCTCTGCTTTGTGCCAGCAGCCCAGGCTCTTCACACCCGGCACCCCACCGTCCTCATCCTCGTGGGGCCAGAGTCgccccagcgccagcagcgccccATGAGCCCAGCGAGCACGGCAGTGCCAGCCCCGGCTTGGGGTGGGGTGTAGGGTCcctagagggctgtgctggacaaCCCACGCCGAGACAACCAATGGTCGGAAAACCCTTGGGCTAAATTAAGGTGACATGACACCAAATGATCGATTGAAGAGTTTGATTTATGGCAGGAGCTGTTTCAACCTGGAACCTTATAAAGGGCTGAATGGCCCCTAACAtacaagaaaaacagagagaaagaaagctagAAAGCTAGAGGTAAAGGAAAGAGCCGGATCACTGCCCTGGGTTCCAGTGACATCTCCAGCTCCTTCCCATGGTGGGTGCACACGTGGCCTCGCTGAGTTGCGCTATTTATAGACTAGTCCCTGCCCCCATCAGCCTCATATGGTAATTACCTCACATGCGCAGTCTGCTGTTCTAGAACCTTCTCAgacagggctgggatggggaggGCAGAGGGTGGTCGAGTCCCCGCCTCCCTGGCAGAGACGCAGGTGTGATGCTGTCCCAGACTTGTTTTGAGGCAGTTACCCAAAATAAGGGAGTTGGCCCCAGAAAAGCACTCTCCTGCCTTTGCAAGACCCTCTTTTCTAGCTCTACCTTATTTCGTTAGTATTGtaacattcttttcttcttctgccagGTGTTTGAGACATGAACTCTTTCAGCTCAGGCTCTTACACTCGCTGTGGCTCCAATGCTCAGTTCAATCCCATTTCTGTAGAACAATTCTCTAGTTTGGTCGGCAGCTTCCTTCATTTTAGCGCAAGCTTCCTCGATCCAGGTAGTGGCGTTGTGAATTGTAATGCAGCATTCTTCTCCAGTATGGTTTAATATACCACAAACCCCATGTTCTTTTAATAACAGCATATCTAAGGCTGACCTATTTTGTAGCATCATCTTAGATACTTGTTGTAATTGAGTGTTCATCTTCCCAAAGGCATACCGAGTCCAATTACTTAAACTATGTATTTGCCatgtgtcggagtggggggacggacccggagtaacgatgagtctcagtatgagtatggtcgttctccctttattagagcttacacagagtatatatagacaagcaataagcatgcactagcaatagctgtatgattggtttacagcttctgtccacacgcctaaagcggatatatgattggtgcaaagttgctgttcacgtggaggggcttgtcggccccctcctttacttgtttaccactacttgccttccccttttgtaatggtctaggaatgctcaaggacagttcacatagccgtgggatcctcccttcatcatgaaggcaggattgctcacttctaagagatcatgccctctctcgcttaaccattctcccacagcCATGTAATACTTTCTAAGACCAATTGGTGTCTTTTAAGGGTTACATACGGGGCAAATATATTTTCTAACATCAAAGATGTTCTCGTTCCCCAAGTATAATAGTCAGGTATTTGAACTCCATGTATGGCCCCTTCGGGTCGAGCTTGGGGTTTATcactttccctttgctttcttctGTGTGGTGGGGTAAAGTTAAAAATCCTCCCAGGACACATGGTTGGTATTCCGACTCCAAGTCAAAAACTCTCAAGCGCGTATACATCTTTCCATCGGAGCATCCCCAGGCTAGGCCATAGGGAGGGGTGTACCAAGCAGTTTTACAATTGTACTGATCGGAGTGTGGCAAAAGTATGGCATCAGAGATCCTATCCATGGGCGCTCCTTCTTCAGGAAAGTGTGTTAAGGGTATTCCGCCTCTTCTAGGGTACCATCATATTCACCTGTTGTCGTCCCATTACAATGCGGGTCAGAGTTTTTAAATCCCATAGAGGGATACCCCCAGCATGGGCACATATCTCGGATGAGAATTCCGAGTTCTGCGAGGTACCATGTCTCCGGGGGATCCCCAGGGCCATGGGTACAGTTGATAACCTTTGTGCAATTAAACAAGGGCTTATCCGGGGGTGTTGGTCTTGCATCGGGGGGTGTATCTATCCCTTGCGTTTGGTTTTGTCTAAGTTGCTTTACGGACCAGGCCCACCGGTGATGTGTCCTTAAGAAGGGTCCAGTCACAGATGTTTGGGAGTTGGATGCACCACCCCGAGTTCCAACTGAAATCATAGTCAAGTACAAATTCATCACTGGTTGTATAAAAAGGGATGAGTTTCTCTGTTCCCCCCTCAACAGAAAGAGAAGATTTATGGAAAGCAGTCCCATTTTAATTCCCTCCTGAGTCAACCTAGGGAGGGCCACACATGCCCCTTGGTCAGGAAGATTCCATACTCGTATAAATCCTTGTATCAATTCCCAAGCTAAATTTGGGGATTCTTCCCCTCCTGTGTTACCAACAATGCTGAGGGTGATgagtgttatggaaaattaggcttgctggccaccataacaggctcCGACCCCAGGTTCCGGCTGAGGCAGAAAATCGAAGTCTGATCAgagcaaaattaaatttaatgacacacacatgcggtaattacagctcgaggtGGGTGCCTCCGTAGAGGGACCCTGTacaaggacagccctgggcaattatacccttacaatccaagttccccacccctcatgcCAGAGTTCGGACCAATGgtcatatttagatctggggtcttccccttctccattgggttcTTTCATTGTCTCtagccaggctgctgcttatcctaTTTGCAAgggtgcagcttctgctctcagttgtaacttcttcatcttcccagcttgaaccagctctggtgCCCTCTTTCACTTACCTAGGGAATATAtaggagagagttcacagcttgcagcctaaggcttcagcaaattcagctactaacgctaagcaagttatgtCAAGTGATCAACTCTAGATAGCTttagtccgatattctctaaaaGTCCTCCctctgtttttattaagcatccctgctaatatgttaagcagagttcttgaagcctttcgaggcatactatcactctccataatcttatgtgcaatatgattgtaagtAATAGGCAGAGCacagttaaacttaacacaactactactgggtgcaacatgtgattatagatccctgttgtggttggtgaccatcccagaagagtctcccaccaatgatattctccatcctccttcactctttccaagatgtggtggacctcttctgtatcatgatgaacggtgattagaattttttctccattgtttcagatgtgttttaacagttgacacaggtcatcacgTTGTAGTAGTTCCTTCACTAATGTAAGATTCATTgcgatgggggtaggcaataaatcttgatttAAGGTATatttagattgtaataattgataagacacaacaggagctgaataattaaagtcacagcccataattttagtaaaattacaaacacaaatatttgagtgattacttgtgtctacagtaatgttatctacgaatatgagatcacagagggttctcatacagacacatccttttccaatatatacaagtacggTTTccggggtttcatcaggatgtatttcaaaatgacaaatattttgttcagtatcaagacaaatgtcccCCTGCCTTCTGCCGGGAGCCCAAGTTGAGTTCTCAGCACACTGAAGGCATGCTGCAAACACAGCCGTGATGCCCAGGTGGAGCTCCCTTTGCACCTTAGCAGAGGTGGGTCAGGGCCTCCAGCTCCGTCACAGCCTCACCCCTCCACTCTTCACCCCTCTAAACAACATCCCTTTCCAACTAGATGGTTCTTCCCTTCTCCCGTTAGGATTTTACCTCTCTTCTTAAACAGACGAACACTGAAGAGAATTAAACCAAGTATGCACACTAACAGAGCCACCAGCATCACTGCCAGAGCCACCTTCCAGGGATGGGCATCATGGAAAAAGGGagctaagaaagcaaaaggaaaggctCATTTTACACTTCAAGGCCTGAGGAAAACCCCATGTTTCCCacatgactgaaaataaaaaagaaagaaaaaagaaaacccgaATCCAGAAAAGTGCAGCTGGGtgcagctgtgctccagggcaGAGGAGGGCTCCAGCTGTTCCCATGGGATCCCTCTTCATtgagctcctctctctctctcaccactCAGCACCACCGCTGGCATTCATCTCCCCTCCACACAGCTCCTAAGGGGACTTTCTCCCCCCACTCCCTGAGTGCCACTGCAGGGAACTCACCTGAAATGTGCAGAGACGACTCCTTCTCTTGGCCAAGGCGGCTGTTCCTCACCACACACGACAAGTCCCCGTCTGCCTCCCCTGTCACACTCAGGCTGTGTTCTATTTCAAACAGGCCCCTCTCATCTTGGGAATGTCTCTGAGAGACCGAGGGGAGATGCTGCCCCTGAGGATCCTTCCACAGCACCTCAGGCTCTGGGAACCAGCCGGACGATCGACACACCACCTGGATCCCTCCGCCCTGGTAACCCTCCAGCGAGACGAGTGGTGAAGAGCCTATGGCTGGGATGAAAAGGTGGTATCCTGGGTTGAGGACTGAGAGCATCTGGTTCAAAGGGGAAGTACTTTACTATGCTCTGTGTAGATAGCATCCACATCCCTGTCCAGCCAAGTCCGGAaggggctgcaggaccaggcGTTCACACACCCGTGGTGCTAGGCACACAAGAACCACCCACCGTTGCATCAGCACCTTCAGGTCCCTGCACAAAGTGCCAACAGCCCTAAATCTCCTGTCATCCTccacagcagaggaagacaggGCTCATGAGCTGTCAGCATCCCAAGGCCCTGTCCGAGCACCCACACTTGTTTAGTTAACCCCAGACATTTCCTGGCCATGAGTCAGGTCTCCTATTGcacaaaaagcaaacccaaaacaaagatCCCAGCTAGCTGGACCTAGAAAGAGCTCTCCTCCCAACTCCAGCCATTCTAACCACACAACCCACACCCAGGCCACCAACGACCCTGCTCATGCAAGACGTGTGCTCCCTCCTGGGCATGGGTTCAGATGCTGAAGGGAAGAGCCCTCTTGGCCTCCTCCTGTTTCAAAGACTCTTCTCTTCCAGCCATAGAGCACCGACTCCCTCGATGCATGGGCAATTCCCCCATTCCCTGGGGAGCATTTTCCTACCCCTTTGAGTAAGCTGTACTTAGTGGCCTTGTCCAAAACTACCAGCATGGAAATGCAGCTAAGGTGGAAATGGCAGCTGAGCCACCAACACACCTGCCACTTCCAGTTCCACTGTAGCTTCTGCataaccagcagcaccttcaacagTGCAGACGTACGTTCCATCATCGGAGGGTCTGACACTGAGAATTTGCAAGTCCAGGCTTCCTCTGCTGAGGCCATTATGAGACAACACTGTCCTCCCTTGATATTCTCTCATCTGTTCCGCAAACAGGTCCTCTCCATCCCAGTAATGATGCACTGTTTCAAAATCATGGTGCCGGATCCACCTGACAGCCATGCTCTGCGCATTCAAGCTGGGGGAGAGCTGACAGGGCAGCACAATGCTCTGCCCCACGGTGGCAGTGACAGGGTGGCCTGGTCCCACCACCTTCAGCTGGGCTGTGAAATGGAGAAGgacacagaggaaaagcagacagACACTGAGCTTTTGCAGACGTGACTTGAATGATCTGCATGAAAGGGGGATGAGTTTTGTGGGAGTGGTTGGGTGCGGGCATTGTAGCAtcagaagggaaaagcaaagacactAGAGAAACTCAGGGGGGGAGTAGGAGGACGTGAAGGAGAATGAGGTTTCCTGGAAAGATCCTCCCACCCCCTCTGGAGTTGGGATCAGCCTGTAAGGGCTCTCCACCTCCTGCTGATCATGTTCACAGAGCAGGAACTCTCCATAACCATAGAGTTCAAGAAGGTCTTAAAGAAGAGGACTGAAAATCTAGCCCAGCCAATGCAGAGCCTCCACAGAAGAACAAGAGGGAAAATGGAACCGCAACCGGGGCTGTGCTCCAGGCTCACATCTCCTCCCTGacacctcctcccctctcccaactGCCTCAGGTGCCTGGGCACAGGGACGCACATCTGGCAGACACAGCTGGGCAACGTCCATGTCAGCCCTGCAGCATCTGCCATGGGTCACGGCATTCCTACCTGATCCCAGATGGAGAACATGGAGAGTCACAAGATAACACAGGACACCCCACAGATGGTTGGTGAGGCTGGAatagccagagcccaagagaaacTGCATCTCCCCTGAGGCTCTACCTGGAGAAgatggaggagaaaaggaaaaatgaggggaaCGGAGGGGCAGCTGGGGCCAAGGGACAGCACTTCTCCAGGACACAGACTCCAGAAATCCCACCAAATCCCCATCACGAACACGCAGCCAACCCAAACCCCTCACTTCACAAAGTGGGAACAGGCAGCCAAGCGGGCGAGTTaggctgagcagggagcaagatgaggcttggatggagggaagggggcaacatcatggcttgcatttctgcctggggaggagagtagcagagcccagagctgcagTTGTGGACCGGGAGCCTCCCTGCGACAGTCTCACACAGGTGGTGTTGCAGGGGACAGCAacccaggagctgcctggggagaGGAACATGCCTGGGCTGCCCAGGGCCTCGCAGAGCCCACCATGCCCTCTGGGCCACCACCCAGCTcacccctccccacagcccaggCTCTCGCTGGCCCTGCCTCCTCCACATGCTCCGCTTGCTCCCTTACTCTCACACTTCCTTCCACATTCAAAGTCTCCCTTCCTTGTCAGGACCCCAGCAGAACCCTCACCCCACACACCCCACTCCTTTCCCCcagcagaaacagcagcatgGGCAGGGCCATTGCAACGCCTGACCAAGGAGGAAACAGTTGTTCAAGGTCAACACGGAACTGCACCCAGCTACCTGGTAAGATCCCCGGGTGCAggcgagctctgcagccccacacactgccccaTGCTCCCTCACCAGCCTCCCCCGGGGGCAGGGGGATGCCACAGAACTGAGCCAGTGCCCAGCCCCACCACCCAGGCCACGGGCAAGAGCAAAGGATGGGGGCACTCAAAGCCAGGAGTGGGGtccagcagggcaggagcagcctttccaaAACTGCACCAcccaaaccactgctctttgcttctaaagAGAGAAAGGAGCTTTTCTACGCAGCCGTCTGGACTGGGAAACTCCAGCACTGCTGCTAGGAACAAGAGGAGACTGGATCGTGCTGGTGCTGCTCAGTGGTAGGCAGGCCACGGGCCTGCCTCCACTCACTCACCCACCGTGGGTTTGTAGCccttctctgctctccctgcaaaGACGAGGCAGGCATCAGCAAAAGCCGCTCCCCGGCAGCAATCGGCCCGGGGCTAAGCCGCACTTCCCAGCACGGCTCACGTGTCCTCCAGAacagccctgctcccaccccaGGGCTCCCCACGCCTCCCTTGCCCAGTACCCGGCACCCCACAGACCCTGCGTCTCACCTTCCTCCCCGCTCCGCACCTGCCGCCAGCACAGCGCCCACCGACGGCTGGACAGCCCCTTGCTTTAGCTCTTCTTCCGGACCACGAAGCCGGCAGCCACCACGATGGCAGTGAGGACAGCAGCCAGCACCGCAGGGATGAGGAGGAGCAGGGTGTTCTTCGGCTCTGGAACCACcaccagcccccgcgccgccgctgaaAGGCTGCGGGGCGCCGAGAGCAGCGCGAAGGCAGAAAGAGGCAGCCAATGGCGGCGCGGTGCGCCTCTGTCG
Coding sequences:
- the LOC136994725 gene encoding butyrophilin subfamily 1 member A1-like, whose amino-acid sequence is MLQCPHPTTPTKLIPLSCRSFKSRLQKLSVCLLFLCVLLHFTAQLKVVGPGHPVTATVGQSIVLPCQLSPSLNAQSMAVRWIRHHDFETVHHYWDGEDLFAEQMREYQGRTVLSHNGLSRGSLDLQILSVRPSDDGTYVCTVEGAAGYAEATVELEVAAIGSSPLVSLEGYQGGGIQVVCRSSGWFPEPEVLWKDPQGQHLPSVSQRHSQDERGLFEIEHSLSVTGEADGDLSCVVRNSRLGQEKESSLHISAPFFHDAHPWKVALAVMLVALLVCILGLILFSVRLFKKRGK